In Nicotiana tabacum cultivar K326 chromosome 2, ASM71507v2, whole genome shotgun sequence, the following proteins share a genomic window:
- the LOC107823709 gene encoding small ubiquitin-related modifier 2-like, producing MSQAEEDKKPSGDQAAHINLKVKGQDGNEVFFRIKRSTQLKKLMNAYCDRQSVDFNSIAFLFDGRRLRGEQTPDELEMEDGDEIDAMLHQTGGSTV from the exons ATGTCGCAAGCAGAGGAAGATAAGAAGCCAAGCGGCGATCAGGCTGCACATATCAATCTCAAAGTCAAAGGCCAG GATGGGAATGAAGTCTTCTTTAGGATCAAAAGAAGCACCCAGCTAAAGAAGCTGATGAATGCATATTGTGACCGGCAGTCGGTGGATTTCAACTCAATTGCATTCTTATTTGATGGTCGTCGTCTTCGAGGAGAGCAGACTCCAGATGAG CTGGAGATGGAGGATGGCGATGAAATTGATGCAATGCTTCATCAAACTGGAGGGTCAACTGTTTGA